Proteins encoded in a region of the Rutidosis leptorrhynchoides isolate AG116_Rl617_1_P2 chromosome 9, CSIRO_AGI_Rlap_v1, whole genome shotgun sequence genome:
- the LOC139867732 gene encoding F-box protein At5g07610-like codes for MSTPKHWNSLTTNPTFKRHLYPYPDHPSGLFIPTLGRQFIFVPFHVDNPVKAPFITIDIEPSANCSIVIKQSCNGLMLCCKEGACHTRRCVVTKKHYVYNPTINEITTFDGPGIPDHGLSHRGINIAFDPSKSPHYRILYIYYHQGKRMYQINMYSSQTRVCKLSLEVEMHRYSDIEFNSGVYWNNAVHWIDFSGYVVYFNLDQQIIYQKLAPSAPLDLVFKTFIFESRDHFLHVEIQCPLVPKFKIYELKRDYSEWFVRYNVDLEEFGGPLGKIFNGGYDVTVEFDVLALVLGKKKDDSFLVVEIPEKIVSMDGYEYFRLLIGRYTYCLPQQSTKII; via the exons ATGTCTACACCCAAACACTGGAACTCTCTAACTACAAACCCTACATTCAAACGTCACCTATACCCTTACCCTGATCATCCTTCCGGTTTGTTTATCCCAACACTTGGCCGACAATTTATATTTGTCCCATTCCACGTGGATAATCCTGTAAAAGCCCCTTTCATAACCATCGATATTGAACCAAGTGCCAATTGTAGTATTGTTATCAAGCAATCTTGTAATGGTTTAATGTTGTGTTGTAAAGAAGGGGCCTGTCATACAAGGAGATGTGTAGTTACTAAGAAGCATTACGTGTACAATCCCACCATTAATGAAATAACTACGTTTGATGGCCCTGGAATACCAGATCATGGCTTAAGTCATAGAGGTATCAACATAGCTTTTGATCCTTCAAAATCGCCTCATTAcagaattttatatatttattatcacCAAGGAAAGCGTATGTATCAGATAAATATGTATTCTTCACAAACTCGCGTTTGCAAGCTTTCATTAGAAGTTGAAATGCATAGATACTCAGACATTGAGTTTAATAGTGGTGTTTATTGGAACAACGCAGTTCATTGGATTGATTTTAGTGGTTATGTAGTTTATTTTAATTTGGATCAACAAATCATTTATCAAAAGCTAGCCCCTTCTGCCCCTCTTGATCttgtttttaaaacttttatattcGAGTCCCGAGATCACTTTCTTCATGTTGAAATCCAGTGTCCTCTTGTTCCCAAGTtcaaaatatatgaattgaaaagagACTATTCAGAATGGTTTGTGAGATACAATGTTGATCTTGAGGAATTTGGTGGACCGTTGGGTAAAATCTTTAATGGTGGATATGATGTTACAGTTGAATTTGATGTATTGGCTCTTGTGTTGGGAAAAAAAAAAGATGATTCATTTTTGGTAGTTGAAATACCTGAAAAAATAGTGAG TATGGATGGATATGAGTATTTTCGTCTCCTTATAggtagatatacttattgtttgcCACAACAGAGTACCAAAATTATTTGA